The genomic window TACTCTGTGTTTAATGCACACCTTAAGATTGGACTCTATATTGTATCTCATATGGACTTAAACTGTTTAAACAAGAAAATCAATATAATTCCTATGGGTTGATCCAATCATCGATCATTTTCTACAAACATACAATAGGGTTGATTTATTCTCAGTTTAGGGGCAGATTAGGAATATTTCCAGAACTATCTAATAGGTGGTTTTAAGGAGTTTAACCAAGAAACCATTTAGTTATTCTTGTAATCcaaattaaaatacaattataCACAGTATTTACATACCTGGGACTGCATCTCATTCTTTTTAGTCTGCATCAGTGAAAGTTTGGAGAAATCCATAAggcctataaaataaaataatcaatgatAACAAAATATGTAAACTGTTAATCAAAACTGCATCAACACTgtttaaatcatgttttcaaCAAATCAAGGGGAAAATTTGGCTTTTGTTGAAGATAATGTTACATACAGATTTAAACTACAGTAACCAATATTTTAGATAGGCAACGAGGAATGTTTTTACATAAACAAGTTTTATCTACACaatttgttattgttgttgtttgcCTTGTACATTAAATTTTTCCGATGAGTCAATTACTGGTGGCTAGTGTGGTCTATTGTACAATCTAATATTTTTGTAATCACTAACATCCACTTAATGAATTATTTAGCAAGTAAACTTCATTCTGTAAACAAATTCAATGTccacatattaaaataaaaactggACCACTCTGACCAATCAGCTATATCCGAAACAATAATGTATCCAAAATGCAATATAAATTCTGAAtcttaatattattgaaacaaaaCCATTACCTCGTTCTTCAATAATCTGTGATCCCTCCCTCGCTGATCCCACAACCTTTCCAGTATTTTCAGTCACCCCTTTGGATGCCTCTGATAATGAAGTTAGTTTTTTACTTCTCCTATCAGCCTTGACCTTTGAGGCAACAACCAGTTGAGCTGTACTTGCAGCAATCTCATTAGAACAGACAATTAACTCCTCAAACTTCCCTTCTCCCCTCACTACCTTGTCTGCAGCTTCCCTGTAAATATTCAATAATTCTACTGTTAATTAGAAatttttgcatgcatttattatcaCAATTTTTAGCTTCCAAAATGTGCTTATGAGCATTAATAAGATTAaggttaaggtggtaccaaataccttgactaaaattaatttggattgtttaattttcataaaactttgacaaatactaactttgaccctttgacaaaaaaaaagaaaaatcaaaaaattgAATGACACTTTATCGGAAATATTTCATCTGATATATAACGTTTgacaaaaaattatattgatcATTGAAATGCTTAACAATTCCTTAACAAAAGAAtgtgagttatctccctgtagtattatgtaccaccttaatccAGAATATACTTGGTTTACAATAAATATTATATCTTGTCATTTAAAATAACTTACATCAATGCTGTGGCTCCCCAGCCTACAGCTTTAGCTGCTGATAACAATCCTTCTGTCCATCTGTGATTCTTCTTATAAAACTCTTTTTCTGTTGATGTTCcctataaaacaatatttaataagATGAGGTGGTATAAATAAGAAAGACTTCTTCAATAATCATAGAATGTGGTAAAATTTGTGTATAGGTACCAATTTAATGCTCTCCCATCTGTACTGCCATGAATTTTAACACAGTATTATGtctcaaaacaaaaatgatttatgttagagtcatttttttaatttcaaaatagtgAGATTAAAagttacagaaaataaaaaaatcctttgaagaacaatacttttttttacaatcaataaataaatacaaataactGCTACATCGATGCTAATGTACTACAGTATTGTTGTCAtcttccattaaaaaaaaagtctaaatGATATGCATTAATGGCTCTAAATAATAATGTGTATTTCTCACCCTGCCCTGTGCCACTATTTCCTTCTGTAAATCTCTTGATCTTTCTATCAATATTCGTATTGCCTACAATTAATACATTTgtcatacaattttttaaatataataagaaTATTGTGTTGTGTTTGCAGGTAATGTTTTGAAGCATAGTCACTTATTCCAATTTAtcaaaagaaaactgaaaatgaGGTAAATTTGCAACAGATTTTTACTTCTTCTTAGTTGTGCTGTAACACAAGGTTAAAGAGAAGCTTACCGGGGAAGCGTTCATAAACATATCTAACAGGACCCCAGTCTATATATGCTGGTCCCAAGACTGTCgtttgtctgtcatatttttttccccatttattattttgttcatcaGTCAGGTTGTTTTATTGTGGTACATTTTTTCAAGTCTGTGCCTATTGCTTACTgtatggtatgggttttgatcattgtATGACGTTCTACGTTCTAAAATTCTTAAATCTGCTTCATTTTGAATCTGTATTAGGGATAATGGAAACCTTATCAAGCATTTGGTGACTTCATTTTTGCCTTGGGAATACAAATAGCTAAACAATGTCAAATATATACAGACTTGACAGGATTTTGTCtaagtaaaatcaaaatcaaattcaaacttttgaaatcaaaataacttAACCTATGGATAGTATTTACATATACTTACATGCATAAGACTAGTACAAGAGTCTAGTATACTCTCGTTTACTTTCAATTCTACACCACTTGTCGCTTCTCTTGTCTTCTCCAACATTTCCTaaaaaacataataatacagCTAAATGTTATCATGTAGGTTCATTATCATTCGTCACATACCAATTTGTCATGGATTTCATTGGTCAGGTGAACAACTAatttaaacaatcaacaaaatacaaatctACAATAGGAATGTGTGTAGACTTTCATCataccatgaaatcaaatatcaacgatATTGActaccacgaaaataaatgaatctacagtattgcTTACAATGTTACTTCTTGTCCAAATCAATACTGTCAATGCCTTCCagttgtttattgttgaaggccaatcAGTGATCTATAGATTTTTACTTCTATTTCATTTGGTCTTTAATGGAGAGTTTCTTTTGGCAATCATTCCaaatcttcttatctttatatcaACAAAGAAGATAACAGGTAAAAATAAAACTCTTCTCATTGACATTTCTGTACaattattcataattttttgtttggttgctgtctcattgatgatCACCCACATCTTTAGTCCACCTCAAAGACTCTTTCCTACTTACAGCTATTCTTCTAGCAGCCATCTCAATAGCTGATGTAGTGGACTGCATCTCTGTATCGACAAGGTCCCCAATCTCCTTCTCTTTGATCTCCACAGACTTGGGAACCAGATCTTCTGCCAGtgttatcattttctttacacaCTGTACAGCATGGTTAACATCAGATTCTATGCTAGCACCTGCAACATGTTTACATTCAAAATGAGAAACATGAGATATATCTTTGAAAAGATAGATCAATGTCTGgtaataatttacattttaggTACATCCATCTACATTTGTACTACCAAAGTAATCACTGGTAGCTTTGTGCACAGTTTCTAATTCAGACTTTACTATTTCAATTATTACTCCTTCACTATTATGAATCAATCAATTTTGTAATAATTTCTCTAACACATGAACCCCATCGTCTGTAGGGATATAAGTTATAATGGCTTCAATTTTCATTTCACCAAATTCAAGGATTACAAATTCATTAGACCAGTTGACTAAGGAAAATAATAGCAAATTATGACTTGTAGGCAGTAGTCCTTAATATAACATACGTTAATTCTTAACAAAACTTAAGTAGGAATCAAGTACACTATTTTAAGGCTTGATATGAATTTTCCATGTATTATTTACAATCTAACATGTATTTACCTTGTCCTAATGTATCAAGCACCTTAAGTCCACTTTCACCAGCTTCTCTACAAGCATTACCTAACTCTGCAATATGAAGAGCAATTATATTTCATTGAatctttttttaaagtcaatttgATATAGTTCTTACTATAAGAAATATCAAAGTGAAAAAATATGCTCCTTACAGTCAATCAATGCTTTAACACTTTGGGTACCATTCTGATATCTATTTCGCTAactgtttcattattcaaagaaATAGAATTAACTGTGAACACTTCACAAATTCATGCATTTAAAGGAACTAcactaatatatttttaatagatCTAACAACACAAATACCTCCAAAATACATACTTTATTATTATAGcaacaatgaaaacaatatattggGATTTTGTATAACCAAACTATTCTAGATTTTGGTAACAGTGTGAGCATGTTTATGCATAACATCAGATTAAGACTTAAACACTTTTAAAAGGCATGATCCCTTATTTACAtagttttatcagaaaaaaaatcattaaacactttttttatttGTGGACCCTTGTTTTTCCCTGATGcagaaaaaactaaaaaaaattgtcaagtctTACCTTCACCAGCTTCAAGGTTAGCTGAATGTGTTGTAGCAATACCATGAATCACACAGTCTCCAAAGTGATGTGAAAATCCAGTGATTGTTTTAACAAGATTGGCCAACTCTGAAAtgataatattgtttcatttataCAGTGAAACTTTCATATAGTTGAAAGATATATGTTTAATGACATTCAAAGTACAGATGATTAAAATTAAtccttttaattttgaaattatgactacttttcataatttttcaatcactTGTCAATTTGAAAATATAGACATTTAATTTCAACCAAATGGACAATATTTTCTTAGTTTACACGGAGCAGAAATAGTTTAATTGATTGTGAAGTTCTTTAGTATTCAATCTTTTGTTGAAAGTttagcttttaatatttttttacaattcatCTTAATGTTGACTGTATACCTGTTCTGTCACCATTATATTTTCCCTGCATTCCTTTGATCATTTCCAAACTAGATAGCACTGGTTCTGTTCTCATTAACAAGAATTCTAAACACAAAATAATAGTCATTACAGTACACAGACAATACATGTACTTGGTTTTATTGCAAactatcaagaaaattatcaTACAAATAAACatgacaagaatgtgtccatagtacacggatgccctatctgcactatcattttctatgttcagtggactgttaaaatggggtaaaatctctaatttggcattaaaattagaaagatcatattataaagaacttgtgtactaaatttcaatttgattggacttcaacctcatcaaaaactaactcgaccaaaaactttaacatagagcgggacaaacgaacggacaaacagacagacgaacgaacggacacacTGACTagaaaacaaaatgcccataaatggggcataaaaataatgagATATAGTATTTAATgctaattgcaaatgagacaactattaatcaaagttcaaatgaagtggatgttagcaattaAAGCCCTGTTACATTTACTTACCTGCTGTACATTTCACAGCTATGTGTGTAGGATTTTGAAACTGATCTAAAGCATCTTGTATAATGACCTTGCCCTCTTTTATAGACGCATCTGTAAGAAAAAGTATCTAAATGATGGTACAACTAACAAGTGTTCAATGAAATGCAACTATTTGACCTGAGAATTATAATATCtcattcaaaacagaaaattctTTGTAAAGTACTTGACTTGACCCGTATTCAACATTGACAATCAAAACTTATTTAATAGAAATCTTATTTCTggataatatttcaaattttcatgtTAACTAACAGGCATCAGCAAgctaatataaaacataatatataaacaTGCCTTGCCATGCAAACATAAACAAATTTCACCTTGATGAATTCTACTTTGATATCCATATGAACAATAAACACACAGAAAATTCTTGCCTAAAATGGAAATAGCCAGACTTACCCAATAATTGTTTATGTATCAAATCTATATCTCCTGATAGTTTTTGTTCTGTGTTTTGTTTATCTGATTGACTTTGACTCAGTCTGGATTCTAAATCTGATATCTGTTGTTTAAGCTGTTGTTCTAAGGATTTCTTGTCTGACATTTCTTGTTCCAATTTTgtctagaaaataaaataaacattgctACATCTGAGAGCTAGTGTCTgatatttcataatttatttcaCATACTTatgtaagaaaaataaacaagtgaaactgcgagctactgctcactgatgatacccccgccgcaagtggataatattaatagtgtaaaaatatgcaagtgttcggtaaacaggaagttgtcgagtgatgaatctaaaaacgcatcacacggtatagctgacttatataaatcctgagaccaaatttcagaaatccttgtattgtagttcctgagaaaaatgtgacgaaaattttcaacttggctatcatgtgtaaaatcatacaagtgttcggtaaacaggaagttgtcgagtgatcaatctgaaaacgcatcacacggtatagctgacttagataaaccctgaaaccaaatttcagaaatccttgtattgtagttcctgagaaaaatgcgacgaaaaatattcatgggacggacggactgactgacggactgacggaaggacagacagaggttaaacagtatacccccccttttttaaagcggggtaTAAATACATGAAGATATTAAAGCTGAATTAGGACCCGTGTAGCATGCTAGTAAGAAACTTCTTTGCAGAACGAAATGGCATGGGAAATGTAATTTATACTTCCAACTCCATTTTCATTTGGATTACCCTAAACCAATAGaatatgatgattttgaaaaatgtaattaaacatatgGAGAtaagacaatttttttattttcaaaagaggTATTACATCCACATACCTTTAACTCTTGTAATTGATGATCAAGTTCAGTGTCTGAAGactctttttctatttttaatgcTGTAAATTGTTGTTGTAAAGTAGTTATTTCCCCTGTTAGAGAACTCTCCTGTGTCCTTTTCTCATCCTCTAATTCATTTAACTGTGTTTGCAGATTAGAACATTCTTCTTCAGATGCTTGTAACTGGTTCATTAAACTAGACTTAGTGTCCTCCAACATCTTTAATTGATTTTCTAAATGCTGAAAGATATTTACGTGTTTGAAAATTTCCTATTACAAATAATAACTAGATGTAAAATAATGCATCTTTCATTTTCTTTACTTACATTTAGTACTTAGTAAAAAGATTACACTACAATCTGCAATTTTAACTAAAATGGTGGTTTCTAAAAAACCACACCTAAAGTTTCcaaaatagtttttaaataatGCATCCTTCAGGTAAATACTATTCCAGGTAGTCTACACCTCTATGCAATATGTCAGACTGAAATAACTACATTTAATAATTAGTTTCAGATCAGTTACATTTTTAAAGTGTATTGCTCCCAATGTTCATACCAGTTTGATTTTTATAGACTTTTGGTATGAGCATAGCTTAGTACTTTTCTCAATGCTTCACAATGAAATGTAACCTAAATTGTCAGTAATTTTTATATTCCTTAATCATAGCTGAACACAGTTGATGTAGTAAATCAAGTATTTTGTTACTtttcttttaaagttaaatataaacatgTGCTATAAACAAATAGAAGATGTACATAAGTAACATAGTACACTGGTTAATTGACTAGGTCTAAACAGGACAGAACCCTTAAGAATAGATAAAGGTCTGTAGTAACATAGTACACTGGTTAATTGACTAGGTCTAAACAGGACAGAACCCTTAAGAATAGATAAAGGTCTGTAGTAACATAGTACACTGGTTAATTGACCAGGTCTAAACAGGACAGAACCCTTAAGAATAGATAAAGGTCTGTAGTAACATAGTACACTGGTTAATTGACTAGGTCTAAACAGGACAGAACCCTTAAGAATAGATAAAGGTCTGTAGTAACATAGTACACTGGTTAATTGACCAGGTCTAAACAGGACAGAACCCTTAAGAATAGATAAAGGTCTGTAGTAATGTTATCAATTGAATTTATCATTTCTACATGTATTTTTCCCAATgctcatttattttattttcaatacactCTTTATTGGGTCTAACAATGAAACATCAACTTATTTTACAACaccataaacattttaaaatatacctCAATGTGGATGTCTTCCATGTTCTTCACTAAGTCTGGATTCTGTAAATATGTGCATGTTACATCAGACATAGCTGTAGGGTACCAGTACCTACATGCTTCTGGTATCTAACAGCTGATAATGTCACATGTTACATCAAACATGGCTGCAGGGTACCAGTACCTACATGCTTCTGGTACCTAACAGCTGATAATGTCACATGTTACATCAGACATTACTGTAGGGTACCATTATTTACATGCTTCTGGTACCTAACAGCTGATAATGTCACATGTTACATCAGACATAGCTGTAGGGTACCAGTAACAACATGCTTCTGGTACGAAACAGCAGAAAATGTCACATGCACATCAAAATCTAATTCATGGGTGTGGGGTTTCTCAATACTAAACCATGCATTTTTAATGCACATTTACATTCTGAATCAAGACCATGCACAATATAACATGCCAACCTCTTTATCTGTTTGAAGGTCTGTATTTTTAGCCATTGTCATGGCCAGCTGGGACGAGGTCTGGTCAGCACTTTGTTTTAGACTTTCCTGAATGACCTTTCTCTCTTGTTCTATTCGGTCCATCTCTGATTTGGATTCCTAAATCAAAAACATGCAACATGGCATGCAAGTCACATACACAATGCATAAAAGATTAAAAACTAGAACAATAACAGACTGATCCATTCCAATTAATTAGATGACAGACGATTCACCATTTTAGTTCATAGCTAACAGAAACAAGCTGCTCACATTCATTTTCATTACTGTGAAACCAAAAAATAAAGTATCACAACTACACAAAACTCTCTTTATTTACAAGTGTCTGAGACcagattattatttattttttctaaatctttttCATACTATTCACTAGCCATCACTTCCATGCATTTTTGTAACAGGAATTACATTGCCATGCTTTTGATTTTCATTGTAAAGGAAGAAACTGGTACAAGTTAATAACTAACTTAATTTAGTTTTAATTATCTATTCTATCGGATCAGTTTTGTATTAGTTAAGGTattacctaacactacagggagataactctgtaaagtcagctaaacgttttaattacgttgtgttgtaaaaggaatattaagcttctcaatgatcagaattggtgtttgtcaaattgctatataaccagtgtaaattttctgacaaaatggttggttcaaattttttttttttttatatttttgttaaagtgtcaaagtaaatactttgacaaaattttatgaaaattaaacgagccaaataattttagtgaaagtgttgggtaccaccttaaagtatCTAAATCTCATTCATTAACTTCACATGCAAGCATTTATTTTAGTACAGCCAAAAATTGTATTCATAAgagtttcaaaaaaaatatcaggtttaattttgtaatttcagTACAGTAacttaaatatacaaaatacttTGGCATTAAAACTGTTAACAAAAGTGTTCTCTATTGATATAATGAAATTACTTTTAACAAATTGAAACGTTAAATAATAAACAGAAGtaatattacaattataaaactttaaaaaaaaaaaaaagagttatctaacttaattttttaagaaaaaaatatatgttgccATCAATATCTGATCACTCCTTTATTTAGTACATGCTATGTTGTAAGTGTTGTAATCTGTATTCTCTTGCATAttaagttttgtttgttttcttgattttttttgtgttttgtcatcataatgatttaaatgataaaactgtCATaattagaaaatgttgttttgaaaGCTACTATATCTTGTTTTTATATCTATTCTGTATTTGTTATACACAAAACAAGAGATTTTGTAAATACATGTTTTCAAAAACTTGTAAAAGTTCttcatataattatacaatatgtTTACCACAATGGCATAATTGTTGATCATCCCTGTAAGGGGTATTTTTGCTGATATGCCTCACTCCTAAAAATGCTAAACTGATATctgttttgtcttttcaaaatcttCATTATGTTCACTAACCTGTAGTAATTGTTCCTTTTCAGCAACAGTTCTTTTCTCTGCATCTAATTTCTTTGTTACTTCAGCATTCTGTAAATATATTAAAACTCTGTATTAGTATTAGTGAAAACAAGCTAAAACTTAGATATTTCAAAAcctaaaaaaattgcaattttttatTGTAAGTACTTGAGAATAACTATATTGCAACTTAAGCCTTGTGCATGAAAATCACAAGTAAACTctacaattttatatttgttaatcagacaacttctatttaaatagtgaaatatctgaatttactTCCTCTCCAATCTGAAATGACCAAAGAATTCAGAATCGTCTGGTTTTATTTATGTTgtgccattaaaaatatttttgactgCTGACCcctattttcttttcataattttaaaacatatagTTTAAAAGGCCATATTTAACAATCTTATCCTTATCAATTTCCTGCAAACTTTTCAATAGCTTAAATctcaaaaaacaaacaaactaaccATTCACGtttttctgctttttttgttcctttattcactcataacagtcttttaaaaagcttgttattttgaaacagagtagcaaTCATCCTTAAATAGTTTATACACTCATACTGAAGTTGCCAGATAACATTTACAACTTACTGTTCGTAATAGTGAGACATGTTCCTCTCTTAACTTCTGATATATGTCTTTCATCTTCTTGAACTTATCTTCAAATCCTTTTGCatgttctaaaagaaataaaaaatataaattttgagaCCAGGTGTGTGTCAGGTTTTCTTAATTATAAGCCTAGTAtattttaggtgtttttttttcacttctttAGTAATTGTGTGTCCATTAG from Mytilus galloprovincialis chromosome 5, xbMytGall1.hap1.1, whole genome shotgun sequence includes these protein-coding regions:
- the LOC143075698 gene encoding huntingtin-interacting protein 1-like isoform X4 yields the protein MSTRHLPRAIGSRGKTALEIERENFEKSQHVAITKAISATECPVKEKHARTIVLGTFKDHGAGLYWTIGGKLPLQGNPIIAWKFIHVLHKILRDGHPHAIPDSFKNHAILKELAKLWMHLKEGYGKLIACYCKLMVEKLNFHRKNKEIPGNLNLSDEQFAKICGSDVNNYVSRKELVIFEISVEMLDYMDEILSLQQAVFGSLDMSRSNSMTNSGQCRLAPLILCIQDSCQLYDYIVKSLFRLHSSLPPDTLSGHRDRFLSMYKRLKQFYLSSSNLQYFKNLVQVPGLPDEPPNFLIASDFSKHVKPVAVVPDEPEPEAEPEIEVEDLIDTSVSQPPVQVNNFGNGFPEVDERDHIIERLTKEIQYLRSEIERLKLEDQKILSAQKEEIARLEKILSELRLSADRSLKDNDELKKRLKQTETVHVGAATKLADAEKHAKGFEDKFKKMKDIYQKLREEHVSLLRTNAEVTKKLDAEKRTVAEKEQLLQESKSEMDRIEQERKVIQESLKQSADQTSSQLAMTMAKNTDLQTDKEHLENQLKMLEDTKSSLMNQLQASEEECSNLQTQLNELEDEKRTQESSLTGEITTLQQQFTALKIEKESSDTELDHQLQELKTKLEQEMSDKKSLEQQLKQQISDLESRLSQSQSDKQNTEQKLSGDIDLIHKQLLDASIKEGKVIIQDALDQFQNPTHIAVKCTAEFLLMRTEPVLSSLEMIKGMQGKYNGDRTELANLVKTITGFSHHFGDCVIHGIATTHSANLEAGEELGNACREAGESGLKVLDTLGQGASIESDVNHAVQCVKKMITLAEDLVPKSVEIKEKEIGDLVDTEMQSTTSAIEMAARRIAEMLEKTREATSGVELKVNESILDSCTSLMHAIRILIERSRDLQKEIVAQGRGTSTEKEFYKKNHRWTEGLLSAAKAVGWGATALMEAADKVVRGEGKFEELIVCSNEIAASTAQLVVASKVKADRRSKKLTSLSEASKGVTENTGKVVGSAREGSQIIEERGLMDFSKLSLMQTKKNEMQSQVRVLELEKELETERYKLGEIRKKHYQLAGASEGWDEEEDQECDTESPRQPTKK
- the LOC143075698 gene encoding huntingtin-interacting protein 1-like isoform X5 encodes the protein MSTRHLPRAIGSRGKTALEIERENFEKSQHVAITKAISATECPVKEKHARTIVLGTFKDHGAGLYWTIGGKLPLQGNPIIAWKFIHVLHKILRDGHPHAIPDSFKNHAILKELAKLWMHLKEGYGKLIACYCKLMVEKLNFHRKNKEIPGNLNLSDEQFAKICGSDVNNYVSRKELVIFEISVEMLDYMDEILSLQQAVFGSLDMSRSNSMTNSGQCRLAPLILCIQDSCQLYDYIVKSLFRLHSSLPPDTLSGHRDRFLSMYKRLKQFYLSSSNLQYFKNLVQVPGLPDEPPNFLIASDFSKHVKPVAVVPDEPEPEAEPEIEVEDLIDTSVSQPPVQVNNFGNGFPEVDERDHIIERLTKEIQYLRSEIERLKLEDQKILSAQKEEIARLEKILSELRLSADRSLKDNDELKKRLKQTETVHVGAATKLADAEKHAKGFEDKFKKMKDIYQKLREEHVSLLRTNAEVTKKLDAEKRTVAEKEQLLQESKSEMDRIEQERKVIQESLKQSADQTSSQLAMTMAKNTDLQTDKEHLENQLKMLEDTKSSLMNQLQASEEECSNLQTQLNELEDEKRTQESSLTGEITTLQQQFTALKIEKESSDTELDHQLQELKTKLEQEMSDKKSLEQQLKQQISDLESRLSQSQSDKQNTEQKLSGDIDLIHKQLLDASIKEGKVIIQDALDQFQNPTHIAVKCTAEFLLMRTEPVLSSLEMIKGMQGKYNGDRTELANLVKTITGFSHHFGDCVIHGIATTHSANLEAGEELGNACREAGESGLKVLDTLGQGASIESDVNHAVQCVKKMITLAEDLVPKSVEIKEKEIGDLVDTEMQSTTSAIEMAARRIAEMLEKTREATSGVELKVNESILDSCTSLMHAIRILIERSRDLQKEIVAQGRGTSTEKEFYKKNHRWTEGLLSAAKAVGWGATALMEAADKVVRGEGKFEELIVCSNEIAASTAQLVVASKVKADRRSKKLTSLSEASKGVTENTGKVVGSAREGSQIIEERGLMDFSKLSLMQTKKNEMQSQVRVLELEKELETERYKLGEIRKKHYQLAGASEGWDEEEIKPINKKKTALWK
- the LOC143075698 gene encoding huntingtin-interacting protein 1-like isoform X8, whose protein sequence is MSTRHLPRAIGSRGKTALEIERENFEKSQHVAITKAISATECPVKEKHARTIVLGTFKDHGAGLYWTIGGKLPLQGNPIIAWKFIHVLHKILRDGHPHAIPDSFKNHAILKELAKLWMHLKEGYGKLIACYCKLMVEKLNFHRKNKEIPGNLNLSDEQFAKICGSDVNNYVSRKELVIFEISVEMLDYMDEILSLQQAVFGSLDMSRSNSMTNSGQCRLAPLILCIQDSCQLYDYIVKSLFRLHSSLPPDTLSGHRDRFLSMYKRLKQFYLSSSNLQYFKNLVQVPGLPDEPPNFLIASDFSKHVKPVAVVPDEPEPEAEPEIEVEDLIDTSVSQPPVQVNNFGNGFPEVDERDHIIERLTKEIQYLRSEIERLKLEDQKILSAQKEEIARLEKILSELRLSADRSLKDNDELKKRLKQTETVHVGAATKLADAEKHAKGFEDKFKKMKDIYQKLREEHVSLLRTNAEVTKKLDAEKRTVAEKEQLLQESKSEMDRIEQERKVIQESLKQSADQTSSQLAMTMAKNTDLQTDKEHLENQLKMLEDTKSSLMNQLQASEEECSNLQTQLNELEDEKRTQESSLTGEITTLQQQFTALKIEKESSDTELDHQLQELKTKLEQEMSDKKSLEQQLKQQISDLESRLSQSQSDKQNTEQKLSGDIDLIHKQLLDASIKEGKVIIQDALDQFQNPTHIAVKCTAEFLLMRTEPVLSSLEMIKGMQGKYNGDRTELANLVKTITGFSHHFGDCVIHGIATTHSANLEAGEELGNACREAGESGLKVLDTLGQGASIESDVNHAVQCVKKMITLAEDLVPKSVEIKEKEIGDLVDTEMQSTTSAIEMAARRIAEMLEKTREATSGVELKVNESILDSCTSLMHAIRILIERSRDLQKEIVAQGRGTSTEKEFYKKNHRWTEGLLSAAKAVGWGATALMEAADKVVRGEGKFEELIVCSNEIAASTAQLVVASKVKADRRSKKLTSLSEASKGVTENTGKVVGSAREGSQIIEERGLMDFSKLSLMQTKKNEMQSQVRVLELEKELETERYKLGEIRKKHYQLAGASEGWDEEETKK
- the LOC143075698 gene encoding huntingtin-interacting protein 1-like isoform X9, whose translation is MSTRHLPRAIGSRGKTALEIERENFEKSQHVAITKAISATECPVKEKHARTIVLGTFKDHGAGLYWTIGGKLPLQGNPIIAWKFIHVLHKILRDGHPHAIPDSFKNHAILKELAKLWMHLKEGYGKLIACYCKLMVEKLNFHRKNKEIPGNLNLSDEQFAKICGSDVNNYVSRKELVIFEISVEMLDYMDEILSLQQAVFGSLDMSRSNSMTNSGQCRLAPLILCIQDSCQLYDYIVKSLFRLHSSLPPDTLSGHRDRFLSMYKRLKQFYLSSSNLQYFKNLVQVPGLPDEPPNFLIASDFSKHVKPVAVVPDEPEPEAEPEIEVEDLIDTSVSQPPVQVNNFGNGFPEVDERDHIIERLTKEIQYLRSEIERLKLEDQKILSAQKEEIARLEKILSELRLSADRSLKDNDELKKRLKQTETVHVGAATKLADAEKHAKGFEDKFKKMKDIYQKLREEHVSLLRTNAEVTKKLDAEKRTVAEKEQLLQNPDLVKNMEDIHIEHLENQLKMLEDTKSSLMNQLQASEEECSNLQTQLNELEDEKRTQESSLTGEITTLQQQFTALKIEKESSDTELDHQLQELKTKLEQEMSDKKSLEQQLKQQISDLESRLSQSQSDKQNTEQKLSGDIDLIHKQLLDASIKEGKVIIQDALDQFQNPTHIAVKCTAEFLLMRTEPVLSSLEMIKGMQGKYNGDRTELANLVKTITGFSHHFGDCVIHGIATTHSANLEAGEELGNACREAGESGLKVLDTLGQGASIESDVNHAVQCVKKMITLAEDLVPKSVEIKEKEIGDLVDTEMQSTTSAIEMAARRIAEMLEKTREATSGVELKVNESILDSCTSLMHAIRILIERSRDLQKEIVAQGRGTSTEKEFYKKNHRWTEGLLSAAKAVGWGATALMEAADKVVRGEGKFEELIVCSNEIAASTAQLVVASKVKADRRSKKLTSLSEASKGVTENTGKVVGSAREGSQIIEERGLMDFSKLSLMQTKKNEMQSQVRVLELEKELETERYKLGEIRKKHYQLAGASEGWDEEEDQECDTESPRQPGTPSPPPLEFDPFM